AAATATTCAAAGCATATTCCGTAACTTCTTGATCCACCATCGTTCAATTGCAATTTCATCCGGAATGCAAATTAACCTGGCTTGTtgcgaaatattattattttttatatatttttttttttttttgcttcggaaaagaaatttcactATCAACAATCCTCGCAATAATCTATTCAATCTGACTACATGCATACTCAAAAAATCTGTGGTACATATAAAGAAGTACATTCTGACCAAAACTCTGAGACTTTTTTGAACCGGTTGGAAAGTGAGAGTTTTGTATTTCTCTGGGGTGATATAATGACCATGCAATGGTTGTAAATAatgcttttttatttataagaaCTGTGATGGATACTTGCACAGTCATTAACAactgtttttcacatttaacAATATATCATACAATGCATGCTGTTCGGATTATCCCTGGATTTCATTTATCCAAATTCTCTTGTATTGTTTTCGAACGCTCGGTCGAAACAAGTCTGGTTAAGTGTATCTGGTTCATCTAATTGTATAACGAAGTACAGCTTATTCTGTTCGCAAATGAATTCCCTATCCGTAGTCCCATACGGATCAACCTCTTTAGCCGCGTGTTGTCAGTGAATTAAACAAAGGTCATCATTAATTACTGTGATATAGTGTGAACTATAAACTTATGATTCGcttataattatcagaaaaccTCTACTGCGGTAATAAATCCGTTTCAGGCGATTTATGACCAATGAATTTACGAACGAAGTGAAAAATCGATCCTTAAAATTgggcacaattttttttttttatgtgacaaAGACTGTTCAATATATGCCACATATTTAGAGTTTAACTGTTCACAGCCAGGCTTCATCAGTTAAAATGTATGatgtatcattttttcacgtttaCAGGGACGTTGCTTATCCATTGAATTTAGTAGGTTAAGATTTATTCGCATCTTCTAAAACTTTGggagaattatttttcgatcaGACACGGGGAAAAGAATTACCGTTGCACTTACCGTTTTAAGAAGTGGCAAGTTTTTGTTGTTGACGTTACTGTACCATTTTCAAATCTGTAGCCCAATTCTCCATGGTAAATCGGACCGTTGATCTAAGATGTAAGAAACTTGCAGCTTTACCGTACGTAACATTAACTTTAACAACAAACTGTGCCGGTTCCCGACTTTCTCGGTAATTCATGGgaattacaattatataaaatGCAATACATCTTTATAAAACAGTACGCTTGAGGACAGATTGAAAGCAGGGTCTGGGTAGGAACTCCTCGTCTCCGTCCCTTCTCACAACCTCTAATACAATAATACAAACGCAAAAACGAGCGAATAGATTCTGAATAACGTTTTATACTCGAATTTCAACCACATCTGCGATTGAGACTTAATCTCATTGTCATACGAGAGAGCGAATGGATACAGTGACGATGTCTGAGCTGGAGGTTAGTAATCGGTGAAGTTTGTTGCGAAGATAATGCAAAAgagaggaaagagagagagagagagagagagagagagggagagactGAGAAAGGACGTCATTGATCGAAATAAGCGCCGATAGTCGTGTAGTCATGGCGTTGTAATACTGACAAGTATCACTGATCTGTGCGCAGGACATAAACGACCTGAAAGCACGCCTAAAGAACACGCGGAACTTGAAGCCGGCTCTGGAAGGTACGGGATGGACTTACGGCGTGAACGGTGGCTTTGTGCCAACCATTATTGACCACTGGATGAACAAGTACAACTTTACTGAGCGACAAGAATACCTGAACAAGTATCCACAGTTCGTAACAAACATTCAAGGTAAACATACGAGATAGTAAATCTTTTAATTATCTAATCAAAGCTACACTGTACGAACTACGTATCTTGAAGTGCTGACCGAACGGTATAATGACATTGCTTATTTTGATAGGAAGCATAATCATGTCAACTGGTCAAAGTCCGAAAAGAAACCCACTGAATGCTCAGACGCGTGTGTGTTTGCTTTTATCATTCAACGAATGCGGTTTGGatcgtatttttttacatcaaatcGATTATTACGTAACGCACTTTTTTCGTGCTCGAATTTTaaggaatatttatttatagggGGTTTTCTAAGGAATCTGTAAAAAACGTCGTATTTGTATTCAAACGTTCGTTATCACCTGACAATAGTAACCCGACAAAGATGTGCAGAGATCAATTTTATGATCTAATGATTTTTTGTTGAGGCACGGAATGTGGTgtagattttttgaaacaacgaaaaatttttggtgaaatCCAGTCAGATTTAGTTGAAATAACAAGATATTTCTTTCGTAGAAaccgtataaaaatttttggttggCTCGAACATCAGTTGTGGATTGTGAAGAGTTTCtggccttttttttttttgaatgacTTATTTTTGCAAGATGGTATCAGAGTCTTGATTCTGAATGGCTTTGCCTATGTTTTAGAAATCAATTTATCTTATCTGTACACGTTCCATACGAAAAGATGAAAACGTATATTGGATTTATCTAGATTTATGAAGATGAAAGATCAACTCACTCacgttattatatttatatataagaTAAAAGATGATGTGAATTTGTCTTAGATGATTATCTTAGGGAAAAATTATCTATATAACGGACAACACTGCAGCTTTGTACTAAACTTAAAACTCTAGGAAACTTTTTCTCCCATTTTTGCGAAATTGATCCCCTTTACTCCCTTTGTAGGTCTGGACATTCACTTTCTGCACGTAAAACCGAATAATGCAGGTGGCAAGAAAGTTCTGCCTCTGCTCATTCAGCACGGATGGCCCGGTTCTGTGATTGAAATGTACAAAATCATACCAATGCTGACGACCCCTCGCGATGAGTTCGACTTCGTGTTTGAAGTAATCGTCCCGTCACTCCCTGGCTATGGCTTCTCATCTGGAACAACGAAACCCGGTTTGGGCTCGGCGCAAATGGCCGTTATTTTGAAGAATCTGATGCTCAGACttggtttcaaaaaattctacacTCAGGGCGGAGATTGGGGAGCTATTATCACTGCCAACCTTGCCTCCATGTTCCCACAACAGTAACTATACCTCAAATTATTCACTACTATGTATTAAAATCACACCTTCGCTGAATACGATACAGGAatcgcagaaaaaaaaaatcaaattgtcGTTGAATAGTTTTAGCAACGAAAAGTTGATTTTAAAGATTCGTAAGTTTTGAACAGTTCTGTGAGAGTAAATCCAATTCGAAATTCATTCTCCTGCATTCGAAGAAGCTTTTCCCCATAAGTACACCCGCGGTATTTTGAATGCTTTGTAACTTCGACGCAAATTcctaccatttttttttttttgaatttttcgcaATGATTTTAGTGATTACACTCGTGGTATTCTTGCTGTGATTTTTTGGGAATTTGATCATCGTTGTTTAGTTGAAGACATTTTCTGGCGTGTTTAGActaaattgtttttcgaaccgactgaattacaaaaaaaaaaaaaacctattttaCGGCTGAAGAACatcctgaaaaataaaagtgcaGAGAGATGAAATAAGCGAGTAATGGGAAATATTAAAAGTTAATTGGAATCATCTATCTATACGGTGTATGGATCTGATCTGCGATTCGTTCGCTtgtacgttatacgtacaaCGATCGTGTGGTggatatttatacacacatttTGCGCGTGTATATCCGCATTGATTACtcagatatatgtatatatacacattatttACGCAAAACTATCTTCGGACTGTAGCCTTTTTATGTTACACGCTTGAAAAATTCCATACTAACGTTGGCAAGTTTATTTATCCGAAAGattaacgaatgaaaatggtatatatgtgtatataggCAGGGGGCCATAATCTACAGCGAGATTTTCtacggttgaaaaattgttcttttatttattctacttCAAACTAGAACACTatgttcaaaaataattattatcatttcattAAGAATGAAAAGTGGGACTGCATTATACTTGGAGTAAAAAGACTACACAGTACGTTCAATACAATTTGTAACCAtcgattcaatttcaacaGACACAAAATGCATCTGGAAATTCACCATTATGTTGAATCTGTAAAATTTGGAACAATCGAGAAATTTAGCAATCCAACGCATTTCTTGGCGATAAACTGAAGTGATATATTTGccggagaaattttttcaattaacatTAGGCAGAAGTTGCAAACTTGATTGATATAGGCGATACTTATAATAAGTATAATCGTTTGTTTTACGGCGGGTTGTAAAGTAACGAGGGTTGGACTCCGTAATGTTACCGACCAAACGCAGCGTAAGCCCAACCAGCAATCGTTGGGTGAAGTAACAAACGTTACTCGCTCGTTTTACCGacaattatacatttttatgaCGCACTGTGTCAAAATCGTTTCAGCGTCCTCGGCATGCATTCAAACATGTGCATTGTCATGCAGCCTCAGACCTTCTTGACCACGTATATATACAGTTTCTGGCCATCAATGCTCATTCCTGAGGAGGACTATCACCTCATGTACCCGTTGAGCGAAAAATGGTCCCGGAGACTCGAAGAGTCTGGATATCTTCACATCCAGGCTACCAAACCCGACACTTTGGGTAAGAGTTATGCTTCAATTATtgtgatttgttttttaaagtttCGAATCGTAGAGCCAGcgacatatttatttatcagtgcaagtttttttgaattttgtttgctTACATAGTACGCACGTAGAAATATCTTACTTATGCGTACGGTAAAATTCTGAACGACGCGTTCGATGACCTCTGTTGTTGAAAACTCTGTAATTTTTGTCGCTGTAAAGTTATCGCTAAACGACTGCAACGTTACGTAAAGGGTGTTCATGAAAGTTGAAATGTTATGGAAAACCTGACAAGTGATGTTGAcgcttcttcatttttcaaaactctaTTTAATGTCGTGAAAGATCAGAGCGAACGGTAGTACAAACATCCTCGTAACTGTGAAAGaccgaattttttcaagatatttcaCGAGCCATATTCAATTCGTACTGTGAAATTATAGTCTAgtcaaacttgaatttttttaatcgctAACCTTACCTACGATTATTTCAAACAACTGAAAGGAATTAAGTAATGTATTCAACTTTGTGCTAAAGATTAtcccaagttttttttaaattaaccgAAAAATACCCTGAATCTAGTCTGACTcgtgattgaaatttgaatcattCGTCTAGGGGTCGCCCTGACTGATTCGCCGGCTGGACTGGCCGCTTACATACTGGAGAAGTTCTCAACCGGTACAAACCCTGAATTAAGATTCAAGGATAACGGCGGATTACTCGACAAGTACTCGGCTGATGAACTCCTGGACAACGTGATGCTCTACTGGATCCCAAATTCGATGACAACCGCGATGCGGTTATACGCGGAACACTTCAGTGCAGCGCACATGGCACTGGGAATGGAATAGTGAGTAGTCGAGTTGCAAAATTTGTTGTCAAGTTCCGCGCGATATGGTCTAAAAACTTGCAACGTTGCGCaaatttgctcaatttttctcGACTCGAGTTTCACGCGATTTCGTCTAAAGTCTCCAAGTTACTGCCACTCTTGTAGATTTCTATACGGATGAAAATTTCCTTGATTGATCGGGCGACGAAAATGTTTGATCTAATTGTCGATTTTATCACTCAGCGTACCGATCGATGTGCCGAGTGCATGTGCGCAGTTTCCTCACGAAATATCGTATCAACCGCCGTCGTTGCTGAGCGCGCGTTTCAAGAAGCTGATACGTGCGAGGAAAATGCCACGCGGTGGACACTTTGCTGCTTTTGAGGAACCGCAGCTCCTCGCGGACGAGATTTGGACATCGATCGGGATCATGGAAGCCGGCAGAAAGCAAAGCCAGGCTAGCAAGGCGAGCAAGGCGAGCAAGAAGTcggcataattttttcatgtgATCGATAAGAAGTTCCATGGTGATTTTttactgaataaattttcttggaagtgtttttttttttttctaccaatgAACCTTGTCACCTCGTTTATCACGCGGTGTACCCATCGATGTAGATCGGTGGAAGTAACCGGCACTTGTTATAACCAAAGATCACCTCACGCGCAAGCTCCGGTGCAACGC
The Neodiprion lecontei isolate iyNeoLeco1 chromosome 3, iyNeoLeco1.1, whole genome shotgun sequence DNA segment above includes these coding regions:
- the LOC107227163 gene encoding juvenile hormone epoxide hydrolase 1 isoform X1, whose amino-acid sequence is MALVKYAVLGVSLILGVSYLFNRGGNQKAPQLGDAWWGPGSEKPVDEAVRPFKIKFSNEDINDLKARLKNTRNLKPALEGTGWTYGVNGGFVPTIIDHWMNKYNFTERQEYLNKYPQFVTNIQGLDIHFLHVKPNNAGGKKVLPLLIQHGWPGSVIEMYKIIPMLTTPRDEFDFVFEVIVPSLPGYGFSSGTTKPGLGSAQMAVILKNLMLRLGFKKFYTQGGDWGAIITANLASMFPQHVLGMHSNMCIVMQPQTFLTTYIYSFWPSMLIPEEDYHLMYPLSEKWSRRLEESGYLHIQATKPDTLGVALTDSPAGLAAYILEKFSTGTNPELRFKDNGGLLDKYSADELLDNVMLYWIPNSMTTAMRLYAEHFSAAHMALGMEYVPIDVPSACAQFPHEISYQPPSLLSARFKKLIRARKMPRGGHFAAFEEPQLLADEIWTSIGIMEAGRKQSQASKASKASKKSA
- the LOC107227163 gene encoding juvenile hormone epoxide hydrolase 1 isoform X2, with translation MIGNQRKSRDKDINDLKARLKNTRNLKPALEGTGWTYGVNGGFVPTIIDHWMNKYNFTERQEYLNKYPQFVTNIQGLDIHFLHVKPNNAGGKKVLPLLIQHGWPGSVIEMYKIIPMLTTPRDEFDFVFEVIVPSLPGYGFSSGTTKPGLGSAQMAVILKNLMLRLGFKKFYTQGGDWGAIITANLASMFPQHVLGMHSNMCIVMQPQTFLTTYIYSFWPSMLIPEEDYHLMYPLSEKWSRRLEESGYLHIQATKPDTLGVALTDSPAGLAAYILEKFSTGTNPELRFKDNGGLLDKYSADELLDNVMLYWIPNSMTTAMRLYAEHFSAAHMALGMEYVPIDVPSACAQFPHEISYQPPSLLSARFKKLIRARKMPRGGHFAAFEEPQLLADEIWTSIGIMEAGRKQSQASKASKASKKSA